From the genome of Rhodohalobacter sp. SW132:
AGTTTCATACTTAAAGAACTTTTGAACAGAGGGTATGCAACACGAACAATTACACGCAATGAAAAGAAATTGCCGAAACCTGTTACTGAAAATAACCGATTGGAAATTGTAAAAGCCGAATTAACGGTTCCAAAATCGATTAAAAACTGTTGTCGAAATGTAGATACGGTTATTTCAACAGTTGGTATTACCAATCAAAAAGACGGGTTAACCTATATGGATGTTGATTACCAGGCAAACCTAAACTTACTTGAAGAAGCAAAACGCAGCGGGGTAAAAAAATTTATATATGTATCCGTTTTAAAGGGAGATCAATTAACACACCTTAAAATCTGCGAAGCTAAAGAAAAATTCGTTTCGGCAGTAAGAAATTCCGGATTGGATTACTGTATCATTCGCCCAAACGGATTTTTCTCTGATATGGGGGAATTTTATGAAATGGCCAAAAAAGGAAGAGTTTATTTGTTTGGAAACGGTGAGTACAAAGCAAATCCAATCCACGGGGCTGACCTTGCTGAAATTTGCGTAAATGCCATACAATCTACTGATAAAGAAATTTCCGTTGGCGGACCACAAACATTAACCCACAACCAAATTGCTAAGATTGCTTTTTCAGTCGCCAGCAAGAAGCCTAAAATCACTTACATTCCTGACGGGATAAGAAAAGCCGTTTTGTTTTTATTGAGAAGCTTCACAAATAGCAAAATTTATGGCCCGATTGAGTTTTTTATGACTGTTTTATCAATGGACTTAATTGCACCTGAATATGGAACCCGTACGTTGAAAAAATATTTTGAAGAACTAAAATCGGCACACAATCAAACAGATAGTACCGATCAAATTTGAGCTAAGTGCGCTTCTTGGTATAGATGCTTCTTCATGGTTTTTTATTCAACTATTCACCCAGGTTTGAAGAAAATACTTTAGCTTATTTTTCAAAATATCCTTTGGCGTATCTCTCCATTTGGATAAAAAATCTGTTAACTGACAATCAACTTTTAAAAATAGCTACACAATAATGGCAAACAAGTACTTACTGCACGGAAAACTATCTGCAAAACCAGGGCATCGGGATGAACTTACAAATATCTTATTAGACGCATCCAAACTTGTATCCACCGCAAAAGGCTGTAAACTTTATGTGATTGGGACGGACCAAAATTATCCAGACACTGTATTTGTAACTGAGATTTGGGATACGAAGGAAGACCACGAGAATTCACTCCATGTTGAAGGAGTTAAAGAACTCATCATGAAAGTAATGCCTATTTTGGACGTTCAACCAAGGAAAGGCCAGGAACTTGAAATATTGGGTGGTGCAGGAATATAAAAAATGCCCGCCGAATTTATCGATCAAAATTTCCACGCACTCTGCTCAGTGTCTCCGGAGTTATGCCCAGGTAAGACGCCACCAGGTTTAACGGCACACGATTTATAAATTCAGGATTTTGATCTATCAGGTAGGCATACTTTTCTTCAGCGGTAAGACCCAACGCATTTTCCACACGCTGCTGGATGGCTATATATGCATTCTGAACAATAATCCGATGATAGCGTTCATACGCTGGTATCTCTTCAATTAACTTTTCATGATTATCTTTATCAAGTACCAGAAGCTCACTGTCTTCAAGTACCTCGATATTTAATCGTGTTGGTTTACCGGTGAAAAAGCTTTGCAGGTTTGCCATCCACCACCCATCAAATGCAAATCGAATTACATGTTTATTGCCTGATGAATCAACGTTATAGGAATACAGTGCCCCTTTTTCCACAAAAGTCAGCTCTCTGCAAACATCTCCCTCCTGAAGCAGAAATTGTCTTTTCAGCATCCGTTTTGGACGGAAACTGTTTTTGCACAGCCCCCACTCATCATCGGATAGTGAAACGTGTTCATGAATGCTTTTATAGAGTTGATCAAACATAGGTTGTTCAGATTTAGCTTTGCTGCTGAGCGAACCCAAGGTAGAAGTTCTGAAAACGATATTCTACAGATAAATTTTCTTCAGGTATGGCGGCTTCAACTGAGACCTCCAAGGTTTTTGAAACCTTGGAGGTCTATATCAGCGCCTCTAACCCTCCAAGGGTTCGAAACCCTTGGAGGGTTGGTTGTTAGTAGCTCATTCTTAATCCAGCGTTACAAAAACAGATGTACGCGCTGCATTATTTACAGCCCTGCTTTTATGTCCGCGGCCGTTTACATCTTCAACCAGCAATATATCACCTGTTGAAAAACGCCGTACGGTTCCATCCCCTACTTCCACATCCACCGCTCCATCAAGCATGATGATATACTGACGCTCCGGTGCGTTGTGCCAGTCGTAATCGTAATCCGGTTCGGTTCTTCGAAAGATGATACCGGTTGCGTTTACCTTTTCAGAGAGCTGACCAATTTCACCGGCACTTTTAAGTTCTATTTCAATATCCTCAAAGTGAGATTCATTATCAGTGCCGGTGTAAAGACGGGTAATTTTCATTTTATAAAGTAGGTTTCAATAAGGAGAGACCTCCAGGGTTTTCAAAACCTGGAGGTCTTGTTTATTATGAATAACAATACTCAAACATCAATCTCAGGCAATCGCTGTTCGATCTGTTCACGTTTCGATTCAAGCCATGGGGGAAGAATCAGCTTTTGACCAAGCTTATCGGGATCCTCATCCACATCATAGCCCGGGCCGTCGGTTGCAATTTCAAAAAGAACTCCGCCCGGAGATCTGAAATAGACCGAGTGGAACCAATGGCGATCAATTACCTGGGATGGGTTCAGCCCCATATCAATTACTTTCCCGCGCAAACTTTTCAGCTCTTCATCATCTTCAGCCCGAAAAGCGACATGGTGAATAATTCCACGGCCATTGGCCGACGGTTTAGACTCCCCTTTTACGATGATGACAGATCCGCCAATAGGAGCATCCGTCGTGTAATGCCATGCATTATCTTTTTGATCGGTTTCCTCAAACTGAAAGAGGTTTTTCAGCACATCGGCCGTAGCCTGATGCTCATTCAATCGAAGAGTAGTTCCCCGGAATCCCCGGATGCCGTTTTCTGCTGGAACCGTTCCTTTGTCCCAGCCCGGCAACTCGTCAACCTTCTCGTCAAAAACAAGCTCCAGCTTCATCAGGTCGGGATCTTTAAAACCGATCGCCTGCTGACCAAACCGGTCATAGGGACCATCAAAATCGATCCCCACTTCACCAAAACGTTCCACCCAATAGTCCATTGAGCCGGATGGGACAGCAAGTGCAACTTTCACAGCTTCGCCCAGACCGGGTTTACCTTGTTGCGCCATCGGCCAGGGAAAGAATGTTAAACCAGAACCCGGTGACCCTTCTGCATTTCCATAAAACAGATGATAAGTACCCGGGTCATCCTGGTTGACAGATTTTTTTACTAATCGCATTCCCAGTGATTTCACATAGAATTCCGCATTGCGTCTGGCATCGCCGGAAAGTGCTGTAATGTGATGTATTCCTTTTTGATGTTTTGTCATGATTATGTAATTATAATTCAATGTTGAACTTTTCTATATCAATTTAAAAACTTTGTTGACTTCTGCAATTGATATTTATCAAGAACTGACCCCGATTCAAAAAAACAATGCTCATTTTGTAATTAACAAATACAAAGATAACTTATATTTCATGTGAGGAATAATTCAGGTAAACTCACTGATTTGCCCTCTTAAAATGTCTCACATGAATTTATAGAGGGTAGTGATACTTTAAACATGAATCTGTAATTTTTTAACTTTATGGACATTCAACACAAAAGTGGTGAGACAAAAGGAGAGTTTTATATAGAAAAAAGTGGTGCTGTTAAAGGTAAAATCACCTACTCAAAACTGGGTAATACTCAATTAATCATAGATCATACTGAAGTAGCCGATGATTTACGAGGTGAGGATATGGGAAGAACGCTGGTTGAACACGCAGTGAATTATGCCCGGAGAAACAATCTGAAAATTATACCACTTTGCCCGTTTGCCAAATCCATTATAGAACGGGATAAGTCGCTCCAGGATGTGCTCAGGAAATGATACTCTTCAGGCGAAACCGAACAAAGGTGAACGGTCACCTATAAAATTGTGTCAGTTAGATTTTAAAAAAGCGAATTGATTCATCTGTCAATCACTGCTAACTTTTTCCTTGTTTGAATAATTTTTGACAACATAATCGTCCAGTATTTTTCTGAATTCTGCCCCGATCCCCTCTCCTCTCAGTGTTGTAAAGTGTTCGCCATCCACATAAACGGGAGCTTTTGGTTCTTCAAAAGTACCGGGTAGTGAGATGCCAATATTGGCGTGTCGGGACTCACCGGGACCGTTTACAACGCACCCCATCACAGCAACGTCCATCTCTTCAACGCCGGGATAAACCTCTCTCCAAACCGGCATCGATTCAACGACATACGTCTGAATTTCATCGGCAAGCTCCTGGAAATAGGTGCTTTTCGTACGGCCACATCCCGGACAGGAAGTCACCTGCGGAATAAAACTGCGAATGCCGATTGATTGAAGAATCTGCTGACAAATTCTCACCTCTTCAGCCCGGTCAGCTCCCGGCATGGGTGTGAGTGAAACCCGGATTGTATCGCCAATCCCTTTTTGGAGCAAAACAGAAAGAGCTACGGAACTTGCGACCGTCCCCTTCATTCCCATTCCCGCCTCCGTAAGGCCGAGATGAAGCGCATAAGGCAGATCCGCGGCAATACGCTGATACACATTAATCAGGTCCTGAACGCCGCTCATTTTGCAGCTCACAATGATTTTATCAGGTGCGAGTCCCA
Proteins encoded in this window:
- the ispG gene encoding flavodoxin-dependent (E)-4-hydroxy-3-methylbut-2-enyl-diphosphate synthase, yielding MNPIDRRDSIAVNVGGVYVGGDHPIVVQSMTNTDTADIDETVDQVDHLHKCGSELVRITVNNDAAAKAVPYIKEKLLNRGVNVPIIGDFHYNGHKLLPAYPEMAKSLAKFRINPGNTGTKTRDKNFCTIVEQAIKYDKPVRIGVNWGSLDQQLLALYMDENNERENPKSSKEVMLDTMVESARRSTALAEDVGLAPDKIIVSCKMSGVQDLINVYQRIAADLPYALHLGLTEAGMGMKGTVASSVALSVLLQKGIGDTIRVSLTPMPGADRAEEVRICQQILQSIGIRSFIPQVTSCPGCGRTKSTYFQELADEIQTYVVESMPVWREVYPGVEEMDVAVMGCVVNGPGESRHANIGISLPGTFEEPKAPVYVDGEHFTTLRGEGIGAEFRKILDDYVVKNYSNKEKVSSD
- a CDS encoding Crp/Fnr family transcriptional regulator; its protein translation is MFDQLYKSIHEHVSLSDDEWGLCKNSFRPKRMLKRQFLLQEGDVCRELTFVEKGALYSYNVDSSGNKHVIRFAFDGWWMANLQSFFTGKPTRLNIEVLEDSELLVLDKDNHEKLIEEIPAYERYHRIIVQNAYIAIQQRVENALGLTAEEKYAYLIDQNPEFINRVPLNLVASYLGITPETLSRVRGNFDR
- a CDS encoding SDR family oxidoreductase; this encodes MNKILLAGSTGYLGSFILKELLNRGYATRTITRNEKKLPKPVTENNRLEIVKAELTVPKSIKNCCRNVDTVISTVGITNQKDGLTYMDVDYQANLNLLEEAKRSGVKKFIYVSVLKGDQLTHLKICEAKEKFVSAVRNSGLDYCIIRPNGFFSDMGEFYEMAKKGRVYLFGNGEYKANPIHGADLAEICVNAIQSTDKEISVGGPQTLTHNQIAKIAFSVASKKPKITYIPDGIRKAVLFLLRSFTNSKIYGPIEFFMTVLSMDLIAPEYGTRTLKKYFEELKSAHNQTDSTDQI
- a CDS encoding putative quinol monooxygenase translates to MANKYLLHGKLSAKPGHRDELTNILLDASKLVSTAKGCKLYVIGTDQNYPDTVFVTEIWDTKEDHENSLHVEGVKELIMKVMPILDVQPRKGQELEILGGAGI
- a CDS encoding ring-cleaving dioxygenase, translating into MTKHQKGIHHITALSGDARRNAEFYVKSLGMRLVKKSVNQDDPGTYHLFYGNAEGSPGSGLTFFPWPMAQQGKPGLGEAVKVALAVPSGSMDYWVERFGEVGIDFDGPYDRFGQQAIGFKDPDLMKLELVFDEKVDELPGWDKGTVPAENGIRGFRGTTLRLNEHQATADVLKNLFQFEETDQKDNAWHYTTDAPIGGSVIIVKGESKPSANGRGIIHHVAFRAEDDEELKSLRGKVIDMGLNPSQVIDRHWFHSVYFRSPGGVLFEIATDGPGYDVDEDPDKLGQKLILPPWLESKREQIEQRLPEIDV
- a CDS encoding GNAT family N-acetyltransferase, whose protein sequence is MDIQHKSGETKGEFYIEKSGAVKGKITYSKLGNTQLIIDHTEVADDLRGEDMGRTLVEHAVNYARRNNLKIIPLCPFAKSIIERDKSLQDVLRK